A genome region from Maylandia zebra isolate NMK-2024a linkage group LG6, Mzebra_GT3a, whole genome shotgun sequence includes the following:
- the LOC143419107 gene encoding uncharacterized protein LOC143419107, with product MEEPPRRDKARLSTKCGTPFHLEDDSHCRKRKRVCSVQPGCALIKCGKAFYLEDNTRCRKRKRVSSCQETTGAGCNKVQDFIPEAKASSCPDLHQVITVTQLSTAALTPAQTQGFAEPSTTSPVQDLFPTPQASPTELSPGGVLEQRETPLLIHGYTVEEYQKIYHSVVDDMLKYKNGRPRPYTVQLGRIIKQRLWEKLNCPQISLQEGDSGLLMVSELHEDEVYPPLIEVDISHEPDPREPSRGKKAKHC from the exons atggAAGAGCCACCTCGACGGGACAAGGCTCGGCTGTccacaaag TGTGGCACGCCTTTTCACTTGGAGGATGACAGCCACTGCAGGAAGCGAAAAAGAGTCTGCTCTGTTCAGCCTGGATGCGCCCTTATCAAG TGCGGCAAGGCTTTTTACTTGGAGGACAATACCCGCTGCAGGAAGAGGAAAAGAGTATCCTCTTGTCAGGAAACCACTGGAGCTGGCTGTAACAAG GTCCAGGATTTCATCCCAGAGGCCAAAGCTTCCAGTTGTCCTGACCTCCATCAGGTCATCACTGTAACACAACTGAGCACTGCTGCTCTGACACCTGCGCAGACCCAAGGATTCGCTGAGCCATCGACTACTTCTCCTGTCCAGGATCTATTTCCCACTCCTCAGGCCTCTCCCACTGAGCTGAGCCCCGGTGGTGTCCTGGAGCAGAGGGAGACACCTCTGTTGATCCATGGATACACCGTAGAAGAGTATCAGAAGATCTACCACTCTGTAGTGGATGATATGCTCAA ATATAAAAATGGGCGGCCCCGGCCATATACTGTTCAGCTTGGCCGTATCATAAAACAGCGCCTCTGGGAGAAACTTAACTGTCCACAAATTAGTTTACAAGAGGGTGATAGTGGACTACTGATGGTCAGTGAATTACATGAAGACGAAGTTTATCCTCCTCTTATAGAAGTGGACATCTCACATGAACCGGATCCCCGGGAGCCTTCtcgggggaaaaaagcaaaacattgcTAA
- the LOC101473063 gene encoding neuronal pentraxin-1, producing the protein MTGTMEGFSWKLFLLSCLVVVESLGQDFGQTQFICTSVPKDMDLCTATMQNSGPAEDLKSTIIQLRETVLQQKETIVNQKETIRELTSKLSRCESQSLPAAAGPGGRRPGSKNTMGDVSRGTTDTLAQLGQTLQTLKQRLENLEQYSRGNNTVQANSLKDLLQNKIDDMEKQVLSRVNTLEETKSGPRNDTEQRNRVESTLTSLHHRITDLEKGKDTRPTDKFQITFPLRTNYMYAKAKKSLPEMYAFTVCLWIKSNASPGVGTPFSYAVPGQANELVLIEWGNNPMEILINDKVAKLPFLINDGKWHHLCITWTTRDGMWEAFQDGVKRGSGENLAPYHPIKPEGVLVLGQEQDTLGGGFDATQAFVGELANLNIWDKKLSITEIYNLATCNSKASTGNVFSWTESNIEVFGGVTKWTFEPCRSAN; encoded by the exons ATGACTGGAACCATGGAGGGATTCTCGTGGAAACTTTTTCTACTTTCCTGCCTGGTTGTTGTGGAGAGCCTCGGGCAAGACTTCGGACAGACGCAGTTTATTTGCACGTCAGTGCCCAAGGATATGGACTTGTGCACAGCTACGATGCAAAACAGCGGCCCGGCGGAAGACCTGAAGAGCACTATCATACAACTGCGGGAGACGGTGCTGCAGCAAAAGGAGACCATTGTGAACCAAAAGGAGACAATCAGGGAACTAACATCCAAGTTGAGCCGCTGCGAGAGCCAGAGCCTCCCTGCGGCCGCAGGACCTGGCGGTCGGCGGCCGGGGTCGAAGAACACGATGGGGGATGTATCTCGGGGCACTACGGATACTCTGGCCCAGCTGGGACAGACTTTACAGACGCTCAAACAGAGACTGGAGAATCTAGAG CAGTACAGCCGGGGGAATAACACCGTGCAAGCAAACAGCCTGAAAGACCTGCTGCAAAACAAGATAGATGACATGGAGAAGCAAGTTCTGTCCCGGGTCAACACGTTAGAGGAGACCAAATCCGGACCGAGGAATGACACCGAGCAGCGGAACAGAGTGGAGTCCACGCTCACCTCTCTGCACCACCGGATAACAGACCTGGAGAAAG GCAAAGACACCCGACCAACAGATAAGTTCCAGATCACTTTCCCCCTGAGAACCAACTATATGTACGCCAAAGCAAAGAAGAGCCTTCCTGAGATGTACGCCTTCACCGTGTGTCTGTGGATCAAGTCCAATGCTTCGCCTGGGGTGGGCACCCCCTTCTCCTATGCAGTTCCAGGACAGGCCAATGAACTGGTGCTGATTGAGTGGGGGAACAACCCCATGGAGATTCTCATCAATGACAAG GTTGCAAAACTGCCGTTCCTCATCAATGATGGAAAATGGCATCACCTCTGCATCACGTGGACCACCCGTGACGGGATGTGGGAGGCCTTCCAGGACGGAGTGAAGCGGGGCAGCGGGGAAAATCTGGCACCATACCACCCCATCAAACCAGAGGGTGTGCTGGTCCTGGGACAAGAGCAG GACACGCTGGGAGGAGGCTTTGATGCCACACAAGCCTTTGTTGGTGAGCTGGCAAACTTAAATATCTGGGATAAGAAACTTTCTATCACCGAGATCTATAACTTGGCAACCTGCAATAGCAAAGCATCGACTGGCAATGTGTTCTCCTGGACAGAGAGCAACATCGAAGTGTTTGGCGGAGTGACCAAATGGACCTTCGAGCCTTGCCGTTCAGCCAACTGA